GGATAGCAAAATCGTTCCCATCATGTAAATGGACATCTTTATCGCGCGAGTGAGAGCGTATAAAAGAACCAGGATCAATACCGTTTCGAGAAGGACGATTTTTACGATATCACGGTTATTGATTTCCCGCTCGTCCAAAAGTTTGGCGGTGACCCCGCTATAATATGCTTTCCCATCAATCGATAGTTCCTCCAATAACTCTGGAGTTTCCGAGCGCAAATCCCCGATAAAATCAATGGCTTCAGTAGAGTACGGATTCATCGATAGCGCAACACTAAGCTTCATGGCCCTTGCATCCTCGGTTTGAGCAGACAACCGTACGGAGGCGATTTCATCATAGCTTTGCCATTGATCAACGATGGCTTTTGTATCTTCCTCAGTAAAAGCTTCATCACTTTCAATCACTAGTGTGGTCGGTGCCAGTTCTCCTTTGTCATACCTTGCTTCGACGATTTCGTAGCCGACTCGTGAAGGAAGGTCCTCAGGGAATTTTTTTACGGTATCGAATTCAAAGTCGAGATTGAAGACATTGAATGCTGTTAGAACTAAGAATGCGGCAACGATTCCGCCTGAGATTCCAGGTTTGGTCACGACGAAGCGAGCGACCGGTCCCCAGATTCCATGTTTCACTTCGGTTTCCTGGCCGTATTTCGGAACTTTCGGCCAGAATGCTTTGCGGCCAAATAAGGTGAATAGAGCTGGCAGCAGGGTAACGGAAGCGATCATGATAAAGAACATGGCAGTCCCAAAAACAGGTGCGAAATTCAGGTAATCGCGGAAATCAGCAAAGAATAAGACGAGCATCGCGGCAAGAACTGTGCCGCCTGCGAAAAACACAGGCTCAGCGGTTGCGCGCATCGCATATTTCATTGCTTCGTATTTGCTTTCATACTTGTTCAGTTCCTCGCGATAACGTGAAAAGACGAACAGCGAGTAGTCAATGACCGCTGCAAAAAGCAGGATACTCATGATAGAAGATGTCTGGCTGCTGACCTCCAGGCCGCCCGCTCCCATCAAGGCAACACTCTGGTTGACGACCTGATAGACAATCACAGTCGCAAGCAGCGGGATGATTGCGAGCAGCGGTGAACGATAAATGACAATTAATAAGAT
This portion of the Mesobacillus sp. S13 genome encodes:
- a CDS encoding MMPL family transporter; the encoded protein is MKKLLYPITDWVSTKRGMWITIIAWLVLMVGLSAGPMLSEYKTTNFQSLPDEAQSMIAEKKTEKLFPNEQGTPGILVFHNKNGDINLDEVKEILTGIIAEDIEGIETIVDISALPPQALGGFISEDGSTMIVPMELEKGLGNSQYSEINDKALETGNEITEDLESTEFYITGPAGIAGDTVKLFEQADFVLLIATVLIILILLIVIYRSPLLAIIPLLATVIVYQVVNQSVALMGAGGLEVSSQTSSIMSILLFAAVIDYSLFVFSRYREELNKYESKYEAMKYAMRATAEPVFFAGGTVLAAMLVLFFADFRDYLNFAPVFGTAMFFIMIASVTLLPALFTLFGRKAFWPKVPKYGQETEVKHGIWGPVARFVVTKPGISGGIVAAFLVLTAFNVFNLDFEFDTVKKFPEDLPSRVGYEIVEARYDKGELAPTTLVIESDEAFTEEDTKAIVDQWQSYDEIASVRLSAQTEDARAMKLSVALSMNPYSTEAIDFIGDLRSETPELLEELSIDGKAYYSGVTAKLLDEREINNRDIVKIVLLETVLILVLLYALTRAIKMSIYMMGTILLSYLSALGLGIFLVDVLFGFEALSSRVPVYAFIFLVALGIDYNIILASRFIEERKTHKVKDALEIAIRNTGGVISSAGVILAATFAALTTMPIADLFVFGFIVAVGILIDTFLVRGMLLPALILFFEKDKETSAVEGK